The following coding sequences are from one Leptotrichia sp. oral taxon 215 str. W9775 window:
- a CDS encoding alpha/beta hydrolase family protein: MKKLITIFLFICSFSSFSFIEKEVKVYSESMKKDIPVTVILPNGYSKDKSYSTIYTLHGWTATNRSFSDNTSIGQLSDKYSIIYISPDGDNNSWYIDSEIKEDSKYTTFISKELVNYIDTNYSTKKDKKQRAITGFSMGGYGALYIGIKNPDIFGNIGSMSGGVNPEKIKKNYEIKKVMNGNWKKYNIKDIAYFAKDKNFNIIIDCGVSDFFIEMNRELHSKLISLDIKHDYIERFGSHDWGYWNNSFEYQTYFFYKNFSKNIN, translated from the coding sequence TTGAAAAAATTAATAACTATTTTTTTGTTTATTTGTTCGTTTTCAAGTTTTTCTTTTATTGAGAAAGAAGTTAAAGTTTACAGTGAGTCAATGAAAAAAGATATTCCAGTGACTGTAATTTTACCTAATGGGTATTCTAAAGACAAAAGTTATAGTACAATATATACATTACATGGTTGGACAGCTACAAATAGATCTTTTTCGGATAATACATCTATTGGACAACTTTCTGATAAATACAGTATTATTTATATTTCTCCAGACGGAGATAATAATAGTTGGTATATAGACAGCGAAATAAAAGAGGATTCTAAATATACAACTTTTATTTCAAAAGAACTTGTAAATTATATTGACACTAACTATTCAACTAAAAAAGATAAGAAACAAAGGGCAATAACAGGATTTAGTATGGGGGGCTATGGAGCTTTGTATATTGGTATAAAAAATCCTGATATTTTTGGAAATATAGGAAGTATGAGTGGTGGAGTAAATCCTGAAAAGATTAAAAAAAATTATGAGATAAAAAAAGTAATGAATGGAAACTGGAAAAAATACAATATAAAAGATATAGCATATTTTGCTAAAGACAAAAATTTTAATATAATTATAGATTGTGGAGTCTCTGACTTTTTTATTGAAATGAATAGAGAATTACATAGCAAATTAATAAGTTTAGATATAAAACATGATTATATTGAAAGATTTGGCAGTCATGATTGGGGTTATTGGAATAATTCATTTGAATATCAAACATACTTTTTTTATAAAAATTTTTCTAAAAATATAAATTAA
- a CDS encoding acyltransferase — protein sequence MKKYSQFEIFRFIGAFSVLFFHVVKFDNNIPVIFKNGPIWVYFFFLLSGFLLSYSYSKREINIKKFYLTRLFKFYPLYIFSLILLFKLSGKMIYHIFLIQSWVFGKALNYNSSAWYLSTFSFLIIIFPFLKKIQEKYPKMFFSIAILLNFYTYYVYISFINYSNIDFIHHAINYFPLMHIATFVFGMELSKQVKKLKSKKYYSYIVVLYFIFLSLFNQYNVKIPYVSTLVTLSFFPLIVFLILDDGIVSSFLGNNFFVYLGSLSFSIYILHIPMYFLYEKYISEINNYENFIIFFILIIIISNFTKYFIEIKYYNFLCKKYNV from the coding sequence ATGAAAAAATATAGTCAATTTGAAATATTTAGATTTATTGGTGCTTTCAGTGTTCTTTTTTTTCATGTGGTTAAATTTGATAATAATATTCCAGTTATATTTAAGAATGGTCCTATATGGGTCTATTTCTTTTTTCTGCTTTCAGGTTTTTTATTATCATATTCATATTCGAAAAGAGAAATTAATATAAAAAAATTTTATTTAACAAGGCTTTTTAAATTTTATCCTTTATACATTTTTTCGTTGATATTATTGTTTAAACTTAGCGGAAAAATGATATATCATATATTTTTGATTCAGTCCTGGGTTTTTGGAAAAGCATTAAATTATAATTCATCTGCATGGTATTTATCAACATTTAGTTTTTTAATAATAATATTTCCGTTTTTAAAAAAAATTCAAGAAAAATATCCAAAAATGTTTTTTTCTATTGCAATTTTATTAAATTTTTATACATATTATGTGTATATTTCTTTTATAAATTATTCTAATATAGACTTTATACATCATGCTATTAATTATTTTCCATTAATGCATATTGCAACATTTGTATTTGGAATGGAACTGTCAAAACAGGTTAAAAAATTAAAATCAAAAAAATATTATTCTTATATTGTTGTTTTATATTTTATTTTTTTGAGTTTATTTAACCAATATAACGTTAAAATTCCGTATGTTTCTACTTTGGTTACTTTGAGTTTTTTTCCTTTAATAGTATTTTTAATTTTAGATGATGGCATTGTAAGTAGTTTTTTAGGGAATAATTTTTTTGTATATCTAGGAAGTCTAAGTTTTTCTATATATATTCTCCATATTCCTATGTATTTTTTATATGAAAAATATATTTCAGAAATAAATAATTATGAAAATTTTATAATTTTTTTTATTTTAATAATTATAATCTCAAATTTCACAAAATATTTTATAGAAATTAAATATTATAACTTTCTGTGCAAAAAATATAATGTTTGA
- a CDS encoding helix-turn-helix domain-containing protein translates to MRDIRTKNWFWIENSLIDREDLEAYEKLIYMALVRYADNDGKCFPGLELLMKVTGIGSRKTLTKYLRSLEEKNLIEIKKRTGKGNIYFLKNVTEEPGAKVTVGAEMTRGKSDRTPGA, encoded by the coding sequence ATGAGAGATATAAGAACTAAAAATTGGTTTTGGATTGAAAATTCTTTGATTGATAGAGAAGACTTGGAAGCATATGAAAAATTAATATATATGGCTTTAGTGAGATATGCTGATAATGATGGAAAATGCTTTCCAGGATTAGAACTTCTTATGAAAGTTACTGGAATAGGGAGTAGAAAAACTTTGACTAAATATTTAAGAAGCCTTGAAGAAAAAAATTTGATTGAAATAAAAAAAAGAACTGGAAAAGGGAACATTTATTTTTTAAAAAATGTAACTGAGGAACCAGGGGCAAAAGTGACCGTAGGTGCAGAAATGACCAGGGGCAAAAGTGACCGTACACCAGGGGCAA